Within Planococcus citri chromosome 2, ihPlaCitr1.1, whole genome shotgun sequence, the genomic segment TGTTCAAATTCTGGAAGAAAATCGACTTCGTCCCCGTTTACTTAAGGTAACTAACAAATCCTTGTTCTCATAACCGAGCTTTCGTAATCACTAACCCTCTAAATTTCTCAGGCAAACTGCGAATGATCTAACTGGCGAATATTCGTGCATTATGTTGAGTATTTTGAATGCTGGTTCCGATGAGACGAACGAGAATCAAAAATGGCTTTCAGAATTCTTCACCGATTTTAGGAGACGATTTCTATCTCTATTGTCGTTTCAGTTTAAAACCTTTCATCCGTCTTTAGCGCTTAGTATAGTTACCAACAATAGCGTTTCTGATGAAAACCGTAAGAGTAAGTGGccgattcaatttttgtaaaaaaaaaaatccgaattgCTCGATTAGACGTAGTTTTCTGAAACTAAACTGTTTTGCAGGCTTATCAAAAGAAGAATTGTTAATGTACTTAACAATGCATGATATCAGACGTTTAGAAATGTATTGCCGTAATTTAGTGGATTACCATTTAATCGTTGACCTAGTTCCGACTTTAgccaaattatattttcagaataaaCTTGGCGATGTACACCTTTCAGCCGCGCAAGCAGTACGTACATTTTGATGATCTTCCGATCGGtatatcattttttcactttactcGCTCggattcagaattttcatgtttCGGTTTCAGGCAATTTTACTCGGTATTGGATTACAGAGCAAAACCGTTGATAATTTAACCACTGAATTAGAATTAGTTTCGTCACAATTACTCGGATTATTCAATCGAACAATCAGACGAATTGTACAATACTTGGATGAGGTGTTGGAAAAAGCGATAGAGTTGACTTTCGAAGAGTCTCAAGTGCCCGAAATGAAACCATTGACCGAAACTGTCGACGACGATTTAGAAAAAGTCGAAAAGGTAATGACTAATGAATATCTGGTTCATggttttttctctcaaaatcttattttttaaaaattctttttcaaccaatttttacGGATGTTTGGttggacgttttttttttcattcgatttcatGTTTTCAggctttgaaaaagaaacagaagaaagaattgcagaaattgaaattggagAATTTGGAACAGTACGTTGTAAAAGGCGCTGAAAAAGATTGGAATGATGCGTTACAGAAAAATGCGGGAATTGTGTCTATTAAGAGGTGAGCAATGATTCAAAAGTATATATAATTTCAATTAGTGAAATCGCCGTTTCAGTAATGATGTATGTGTTTGTAATTCAACAGCGGTACGAAAAGACAACTAAGTGAAGTAAAAATACCGGAAGAACCTCCCAAAAAGTCtgtcaagaagaaaaaaaagaaataaaaaattttaccacGACGTGTGTTTTAATGAAAGTAAAGAACTTTGCAGCTTCTTTGATTGAAACGCAATCGCTGCTACTTCGAACGAGTTGTTCTAGTGATATTGTCATATTCACGATTTCATTCTGAGGAATAATCAAATCGATAATTAAATACGAACACAtctttattcaaaatattactagtacaataccaaaaaatgagaaataaaattgcaaaaatgaacataaaataatacatagaaaataaaatcatatttaAACGGATCGTACAAACTGTTGACTAGAATATGTTCTtaggaaacatttttgaaaacgatagatatttcacaaaaataaatctttaaaaaatgactaCGTACATACGATATAAATGCATCgcaaaataattcattaattGTGAAAAGAGGACGCGACGAAATAATCTTTTCAATTCTGCTGCGGAATGAATCGATTGAAGGAATGcatctttacaaaaaaatgaaaattataaataagcTCGCAATTTGAAAAGGAGTTGCAAACAAAGTTTCGAGAGATTCAGTTCTTCAGCGACTGATTATTATTACCATTTTTATTGGTATTATTTACCGGAGTATCTTCACATTTTTGTTTAGAGAGCGGTTCGGACGAACCGATTTTTGATTGACTATTAGTTATTGCTAAAGGTAAGGAGGACGGTCTAGGAGGCAACTTTTGGTAAGGAAaagataatttattttcatctttggGCGTATGCACTGCGATGATTTCAGTTTGAGTAGAAATGACCGCGTTATTATCACCTTTAGATAACGTGTTTATTCGTCGTAATACCTCTTGCATagaattttgcaacttttgcacctaaacaaaacaaaaaattgaaaatattttactgtCTGTACACTTCTGATCGAGTTATAGATCTaattaaaaacctgaaaatccAGTTGACTACAGGTACTCGCCAACGCTTTTAAATTAACTTTATCGGCGGCTGAAGAATTCACCATATTCTGTCCAACTTCCGCGCTTGCTTGTAGAGCCGAAATCTGAAATAAATagggaaaaaattgtcagaatggAGTCAGTGAGAATCAGTGTAGTAAGAAATGTATTACTTTTTTCCATAAAGCGTTTATGGCTTCCATTTGTAAAACTTGCAGTTGGTGCTCTTTATCTAAAGCAGCTCTAGTGGCTTCCATATCTACGGAAAGTTTCCTGGGGGAAAAAAATCGGattgaaatcattttatatACATATAAGTAAAAAGAGATTTTATACGACCAACTCCGTACTTAATATATTGGTTAAAACGAGTCGTTTGAATCTGCTGATACACGTTTGATACTCGTCTGTTCAATATGCGAGTATGATAACCGCGCCACATTTTCTGAATACACGTCGCTGCTTCATTCGGATCGCTTTCTaagcataaaaaattatcacgatAAGTTCTGTACAATCAatttaattgtttcaaatgtCGACGGCTGAAATGACATACTCTTGTTAGGATTCGTAGCTTGTTCTTGCTTTTTATGCGCTTTCGTTCTGATGGTTTTCAATTTAGCAGGACAAGGCTCTTCATCTTCTTCAACAGCTTCCACCGATTTCTGAGCCAAAGAATTATTGTAAAAAGGTAAAGAGGGTGCCATAGACGGACTTATTAGAGAATCCGGCGCGGGAACTAATGCCGTTGACGTTGGTAACGGTTCACCGTTTGTAAATGGTGTTTTTAAACTATGCGGCAAACTATCGTAATATCTGTTCGTGTCTGCGTAATACGCGCTTTTTGTCAATCGTTTTTCTAGAATGACACAAACATTCGCCCGATTAATACACGCTCATTGAGTGATGAAAATGTCCCGAAATTTCTTCATTCGAGAAATCATCAcatttcaatattcaattaGCCCAGCTAACCtgaaaattcgtcgaaattttCCGATCGAGAACTACATTCGTCGCTCACGACCGTGGATGTTTTTCTGCTCAATACTCCCGGGTCGAGACTTCGAGTCATCACCGAACTACTGCCCAAAGAACGGCGACTGGCTGATCTCAAAACACCCgaatctaaaataaaattcaaaccgattttggtaaaattatcgtAGAAACCTAGATCGCGATCCCGACATCGCGCTATACAAACTTACTCGGATGATCTTGACCCAGTTGTTTCTGATGCTGCTGAGCTTTACTTAAAATCAAACGCAATTTGCGCTCATTTTCCGACTCTAAAGTTTTGCCGGAAATGGGACAGGTATCTGCTAAATATTGAACCAATGCAACGTGCTCTCCTACCCTGAATTTTCTTCCTTTTCCTTGAGAGTAAAGCCATTCTGCTTTCAAGCTATAATCGATGAATAATCACACATTATTTTACGGcgcactttttgaaatttaaatttaaatttaaaaaagcaacAACCTTTCTAAATCATCAACTGCAAATCCATCGATGCAGCGGAGACTCATGCACCAATTGAGAACAAATGGCCTATAATCGAATCCTCtgaacaaattaaaataatagtCAAGGAAAACATAAATACTTATTTCGAGCGAATGTTTTTTAGcgttcaaaaaatcaaccacAAGGATACAAATTATTTCCAGTCATGGAAACGCAAGGATTTCCGTTTACTGATAGTTCTTTCAAACTACATAACTGGACTAAATGAGAGATCTCGTTCAAATCGGTTATATTGTTATTAGCCaaggttaaaatttccaaactgcCAGGTAGAAACATTTCACAATGACGTAGATTGGCTAtttgatttttatgcaaatgaagtacctacgaacaaaacattttcaaggaTATAAGTTTTTAGAATTAATGATAAAAGACAGCAAATAAAGTTTCATATCATACTTTCAACGATGTTAGATGAGAAATATTCGTAATGTGCACGATACGATTATGAGAAAGATCCGCGtgctccaaaaaaatattggtttGCAAATGATTCGCATCTAACACCTACCGTCACAAAGGGAAAAACACTGTGTGAGAATCGGAGTAAAAATCTTGTCAAAAAGTAGCAACATACGTACTTTAATATTATTATAAGACAAATTCAAGTACTTCAAATTACGCAGTTCTTTCAAACCTTCAATGCTGAGGATGTGGTTATTGGATAAATTAATCTTCACTAACTGATGTAATTTGATCAGGTTGTACATCCGCAGTAACTGATTTCGACTAGCATTCAACTGAAGCAAAATTTAATATCGAGgtagaaatgaacaaacaaCTAGAACAAAATGTACTTATACTGAAATGTtctcagaattcaatttttcatttacttcaATCAATTCAGGAAACAAATCAATGTTATCCAGTCTTTGCAAACAATTTCCGCTGATATTCAACGATATTACAGGAACAGTTTGATTGGGCGGTAAAACAGTTTTATCCAATTTGCGAATTTGTTTGTTGGATAAATTCAGCAATCCGTTACCTGAAATTGAAGGAACATGCTCTTAAAAGCTGGCTAGATGCGGataaaatctacaaaaaacGAATATTACCTTCCATTTCTGCAATTACCGGATTGCAAGAATCGacaaacaaattgattgatataTTACTCGACTAGAAAATCGGTTTCACGCCGCTATCATAATGTATTATGTGGAAACTCGTGGTAAACTTCGCACCTCCTTCAAAGttctttaattaattaaaagctttaattttgcaaaagaaaaGATTGATTACAAAACAAACTAAACTTCAAagtttcaaacttcaaagttcaaactttaaaaaaatcaaaacacacaaACACACGTAAAAACGTAAAATGCAGTGACGTGACGCATACAGTGACAGCCCGGAACTCCTGTATATAGAAAACGGTTCCGTTTCCGTTTCACGTTTCAGAAGGTTTCATGAGTTCCGGCTTCCGGCATTCCGCAGGCCGCAGAGGTCATCCGTCACACCCTCACCCCACGCACGTTCGTGCCTAAAATGAAACTGAGACAGCCCGGAACCGGAACCGGGTCGCTCCGCTCCGCTCAGGCGCTCACATAGAACATGCGTGATGAGCGTGACGTTTCGAATTCGAACTGCTTCGAATTGCTACTTTGTGCGAATTTTTCACCTTCTTGTACCCTCCCTCGCCCCAcagtacaaaattttttattttcattttgaaacttccttCTGCTCATTCATGAATTCAATATTGTGAAAAGCATTGTTGTCAcatattatttctatttctttaaatgatttgtaaaagttttgataattcatcaaaaagatCATTT encodes:
- the Cep97 gene encoding centrosomal protein of 97 kDa is translated as MEGNGLLNLSNKQIRKLDKTVLPPNQTVPVISLNISGNCLQRLDNIDLFPELIELNASRNQLLRMYNLIKLHQLVKINLSNNHILSIEGLKELRNLKYLNLSYNNIKVLDANHLQTNIFLEHADLSHNRIVHITNISHLTSLKVLHLHKNQIANLRHCEMFLPGSLEILTLANNNITDLNEISHLVQLCSLKELSVNGNPCVSMTGNNLGFDYRPFVLNWCMSLRCIDGFAVDDLESLKAEWLYSQGKGRKFRVGEHVALVQYLADTCPISGKTLESENERKLRLILSKAQQHQKQLGQDHPNSGVLRSASRRSLGSSSVMTRSLDPGVLSRKTSTVVSDECSSRSENFDEFSEKRLTKSAYYADTNRYYDSLPHSLKTPFTNGEPLPTSTALVPAPDSLISPSMAPSLPFYNNSLAQKSVEAVEEDEEPCPAKLKTIRTKAHKKQEQATNPNKKSDPNEAATCIQKMWRGYHTRILNRRVSNVYQQIQTTRFNQYIKKLSVDMEATRAALDKEHQLQVLQMEAINALWKKISALQASAEVGQNMVNSSAADKVNLKALASTCSQLDFQVQKLQNSMQEVLRRINTLSKGDNNAVISTQTEIIAVHTPKDENKLSFPYQKLPPRPSSLPLAITNSQSKIGSSEPLSKQKCEDTPVNNTNKNGNNNQSLKN